The segment CGGGCTCACCGGCGAGGCCAGCGTCCAGACCACGCTCGCGGCGCTGTTGCGTGAGGCGCGGCAAGTCGAGGCGCTCGACGAGGCGAGCAAGTCGCTGGCGGACCGGCTCGCGGCCGTCGCAGTCGAAGTGAACGATCTCGCCGCCGAGTTCGGCGCCTTGAGCCAGCAGTTGCAGTTCGATCCCGAGCAGGCGCAAGCGCTCACGGAGCGAATGAACACCTGGCTCGAACTGAAGCGGAAACATGGCAGCGACGTGGCTGCCGTGCTTACTGCACGCGACGATATGCGCCGGCGGCTCGAGGTGCAGGGCGATATCGAGGGCGCGTTGGTGCGGCTGGACAAACAGATCGCGGACGCGGAGCGCACGGCGAAGAAGCAGGCCCAGACGCTGCGCGCGCTGCGGGAGAAAGCCGCAAGAGAGCTGGCGAAGATCGCAGCGAAGAGCATTGCCCAGCTCGGGTTCAAGCGGGCCGATTTCAGCGTCCGGATCGTGCCGCTGGCCGAGCTTGGGGCGACTGGCGATTGCGGCGCGGAGTTTCTGTTCTCTCCGAATGCCGGTGAGCCGCCGCTGCCGCTGAATCGCGTGGCCTCCAGCGGCGAACTCGCGCGCGTCATGCTGGCACTGAAAACCGTGCTCGCGGATCTCGACGCGGTGCCGCTGCTGGTGTTCGACGAAGTCGACGCCAACGTGGGTGGTGAAATTGGCCGCGTCGTCGGCGAGAAGATGGCGGCGATCGCGCGCAGTCACCAGGTGCTGTGCGTCACGCACCTGCCGCAGGTGGCGGCGCAGGCGACGTGTCATTTAGTGGTGCGGAAGGATCAGGCGAAGGATCGCACGGTGGTGTCGATCGAGCCGATCCAGGCGAGCCGCGGTGCGCGCGTGAGCGAGCTCGCGCGGATGCTCGGCGACAGCAAGGCGAAGAGCGCGCTGGCCCACGCCGAGGAATTGCTTGGGCGGTGAGGGTTCGCTGACGACGACCATCGGCGGATCGGGGAGCCCGGGCTCGCGGACAAATCGCAGGTTGCGCCGCGGGGCGACCGAGCCAGATTCGGGCTCCATGAGCTTTCTTCCCAAAACACTTCTGGCCGTGGTGACGCTGGGGCTGAGCCTCGCGGGCGCACACGCGGCGCCGTTGCGCGTGCTTTATTTCACCAAGTCCTCCGGGTTCGAACACAGCGTGATCAAGCACGTGGATGGGCAGCCGAGCTATTCGGAAAAAATCTTCAGCCGAATCGGGGCGGCCAACGGGCTCGAGTTCACCTTCAGCAAGGACGGCAGCAAGTTCTCGCCGGAGTACCTCGCGCAGTTCGACGTCGTGCTGTTCTACACGAGCGGTGATCTGTTATCCGTCGGCACGGATGGACACCCGGCGATCACGCCGGAAGGCAAACAGGCGCTCTTCGATTGGGTCGCGGCGGGCCACGGGTTCGTCGGCGTACACAGCTGCAGCGATTCGTGCCACACCGGCGAACGCGGCGGTGGCAACAACCCGCAGCGCAAGCAGCGCTACAAGAACTACGGCACGGAAGCGGATCCGTTCGTGAAATTCCTCGGCGGCGAGTTTATCCGGCACGGCAAGCAGCAGGTGGCGACCGCGCGGGTCGTCTCGCCGAAGTTTCCGGGTTTCGAAAAGCTCGGCGCGGAGCTCACCGTTATGGAGGAGTGGTACACGCTCAAGGAATTCGCGTCCAACCTGCACGTGCAGCTTGTGCTGGAGACGAAGGGAATGGAAGGAGGCGATTATCAGCGTCCGCCGTTCCCCATCGCGTGGGCACGGCAGCATGGGAAGGGGCGCGTCGCGTACAACGCGATGGGTCACCGTGAAGACGTCTGGGACAGTGTAGCGTTCCAATCGATGGTGCTCGGCGCGCTGAGGTGGGCCGGCGGTGTGGTCGAGGGGGACGCGACGCCGAATCTGCAGACGGTTGCGCCCGATGCGATGACGCTGCAGCCGGTGCCGGAAGACGTGAAGCAGTAGGACGGAATCCGAAGTCACGGAATGCCGGCTGGCATTCTGGAGCTTCGAGCCGCGCGTAGGGCCGGCGCTTGTCGCCGGCCGAGAGGAAAAAACGGCCGCCGGCAAGCGGCGGCCCTACAAAAACGCGGCGGAGGAGCGGTCGACTTACGGCAGCACCTCGACGTGCTCGGGTTCGCGCGGCGCCGCAGCGGGAACGGCGCGGAAACTGCGCCATTTCTCCAGCGGCAGGCTGGCGAGGCCGATCAATGCCAGCTGGCTGAGCACGAACAACGAGAGTGCCACGAACGCGGCATCCGTGAACCCGTAGCTATGCAGCCCGACGCCGAGCATATTGGTGCCGAACCAACTCCAGCTGGTGACGATGTTGCCGAAGATTGCCAGGTTCATGAGCCCGCGCTGCCGGATCATCCCGCCCCAGCGGGCGTGCAGGATAACCGCGTTCCAGATCACGATGATCAACGCGCCGTTTTCCTTCGGGTCCCAACCCCAAAACCGACCCCAGGACTGATCGGCCCAGATGCCACCGAGCACCGTGCCCGCGAAGCTGAACAGCGTGGCGAAACAGACGATGCCGTAGACCATGCGGGCGAGCGAGTCGGCCGTGGCGCGATCGAGCGAGCGCGTGAACACGCCGCGCAACACGTAGATGATCGCGAGGAAACCGGCCAGGAACGTCGCCGAGTAGCCGGCGGTGACGACCACGACGTGCGTCGCCAACCAGAAATTCGAATCGAGCACCGCGCGCATCATTTCCAGCGTGTCGCCACCGAGTGAGAGGTGGTGCGCGATCAACAGCGTGGCGAAACCGATCACGCCGGCGGCGACGCTGCCCACCGCGTTGCGATAAACCGCCTCGAGAATCAGGCACAATCCGACCGCGCCCCAGCCGACGAAGAGCGCCGAGGAATAGAGGTTCGTCACGGGAGGCCGTCCCTCGAGCCACATCCGCGTGCCGATGCCGACCGTGGCGACGATCCACGCCACCAGCACGAGCCAGAAGGCGCTGCGGCCGAGGACGTCGGGCCATTTCAGCCAGGAGATGATGGCGGCGATGAACGCGAACGCATAAAGCTGCATGCTCGTGTAGAACGGCTGCGCGAAGTTGAAGCGCGTCTCGGCGTCCGTCTTGCGCAGCGTTTCCGGCTGCGTCTTCTCCAGCTGGGCGCGATAGAGTCGGACGATCTCGTTGAACTCCTTCGCCTGGCCGGTGCGCCACGTGCGGGCGAGGCCGGCATAGGTGAGGACAAACGGGTCCACACGGCCGGATTGGAACGTGTTGAGCAGCGCGGTGCCCGGGGTCTTCCAATTCCCCGCCTCGTCTTGGTGCGACGCGGGCGGCACGGCGAGCAGCATGCCCATTTCACTCATGGCCTGGAAGCGCAGCCCGAGCTCGATGGTGCGCTGCGCGGCGGCCGCGTCGTGCGGCTGGCCCGCCTCGCGGGCGCGCACGGCGGCGACGCCGGCTTCCAAGCCGGACTGGAACTGCGCGAGGTCCTGCAGAAAGTCAGGATTCTCCGGCGGCACGAGGCTGTATTTCAGCCGCTGGTAGTGGATCAGGTTGCCGTGCAGCTGGAGCACCGCTTTCTGAAACGCGGAGCGATGAGCGGGCTCCACCGGCTGGGCCAGCTTGGCCTGGTCGTCGATGGTTTTCAGATGTGGCTGCAGATCGACGTAGGCGAAGCGCCGCTGGCGGCTGGGCAGGAATCCGAGCACGGCGAGCGTCTGCCGCACCTTCGAGTCGTAGTTGATGCGGAGGTCGTCCTCGGTCTTGCCGACGAGCGCGAGCAGCTCGGTGTTGTCGATCGCGAAAGTCGGATACGTGTCGGCTTTCTCCGGATGGAAGACGGCGTCGAGCAACCACTCGGTCGGCGAGGAAACGAACTCGCCGGCGGTGGGCGTGCTGACGCGTTGCCGGCCTTGCAGCAGGAGCAGCGAGGTGCGCGCGACGGTGTCGAACGGCTTCACGCGGCCGTTGCTGACGACGGGCAGCCGGCCGAAGCCGGCGACGTCGAAGTCGCCGGAGTTGCGCGGCGGTCGGAGCGTCGAGAGGAGCCAGACCGCCGCGAGTGCGAGAACGAGGAAGGGGAGGAAGCGTTTCATCTATTTAGCCGCGAGAATGCAGAGAACATCGTGACGACTAGGCGGTGGCACCGGGGGTGACGGAAACACGGCGTTCCCGTCGGCGGGTGATGAAGCCGGTGAGGTGGAGGAGGAACTGCGCCACGAGGCCGACGGCCATCATGGTGCACGCGATGTAGGGAATCAGCCAGCTGGGGTTGCGCACGACCTGCAGCACGCTGGTCGCGTTGGCGCTGTCCATCTGGTATTGGTAGAACGTGAGCCCGCCGAAGCGCAGGGGGTTGTTCATGTAGATGAGCACCTCGCGATTCTCCTGGCCGTCCGGCGTGGTGAGCTGAATCCGGCTGGAGAAGTTTTTCGGGATGTCGGTGCCGAGATACACATCGTGGCGGACCTCCTTGAGCGTGAGCGCGAACGGCTTGTAAGCGCGCTTCGAGCGCAAACCCAGCCGCCAGGTCCGACCGCCGAGTTCGAAGGTCTGTGACGTCGGCAGCTGGGTCGACACGAGGAAGGTGCCGAGCGAACCGTTGGCGCCGATGAACTCGATGAACGCGGCGGGCGAGTTGACCTCGTCCTGCTTGTAGGTGACCGGCACCGGTGTGGCGATCACGCGCGGACCGACGCCGAGCGTCGCCGGCGAGGGCGAACTGCCGCCCGCGGGACCGCGGACGTGCAACACGGCGTTGGGATAATACGTCCGTGGGACGACGCGGAAGGGCAGCTTGGGGTGCTGGATCTCCCGGCCGGCGGCGACGAGCGACTCAGGAATCGCGACGACGTCATCGATTTTTGGATCCGTGGTTTCGATTAGCACGAGTTCGTTCTCACGAAAGCTTTCGGAGTAGCTCTTCGTTTCTCCCTCAGCGAGCCGCATCGTGTAGTCCTCCTGCCACAGTCCCGTGAGCAGTTCGCCGACGAGCAGGAGGATCAAGCCGAGGTGGGTGAGAAAGATCCCGGATTTGCGCCAGGTGAACTTGAACCGGTAGACGTGCGCGGCGATCAGGTTGATCAGGAGCAAGCCGCCAACCAGATAGCCTCCCGGGAAGACCGGCACCGGAATATCACCCACGCGCCACAGCACGAAAAAGGAGCGAAAGTATTTTTCCTGCACGGCCCAGATGCCGAGATTCACCTGATCGAGTGTCGCGGCGAACACGAGCACGAGCGACAGGATCAGCAGCACGACCGTGAGCCGGAGCGAGACGAAGAAGTCGCGGAACTGGCGGGTGGTGTCGTTCATGGCTGGGCGGGGGCGGAAACTTTGACCGAGCGAAGCAGATCGAGCAGCGCGGGCTTTTCCTTGGCGACAAGTGCGTCGGGGCCGGCGAGTTTGAAAAACCAGGTGGCTTGGCCGACCGGCACGATCGCGCCGATCATCCGCTGCGCGGGTTGGGAATCGGGGTTGGCGAATTCGACGACCGCGAACCGCAGTCCGTCATGCTCGAAGCGCGTCACGGCATTCTCGTAATCGGACGCCGGCAGCGGCGACAGTCCAATCTGGCCGCGCCAACGGTTGAAGTTGGCCACCTCGCCGCCGACGTCGCCCGGGAAAGCGGTGACCGAGAAATCGGCTGGCGCGCCGCCTTCGCCGGGTACGGCGTAGCTGCCCTTGCGCATGGCGGAAGCGGGCTTCGCCTGCCAGTGCTCCGGAGCCGTCCACGTCAGCGCAGGGCCGGTGTTGGCGGTGGACACGGCCGTATTGGCCATCGCGCCTCCGCTCATCGGATTCGGCGCGCCAGCCGCGGGCGGAGTATCCAGTCCGCCCGTGAGGATCGGTGGGAGCGGTTCGGGCTTCTCGCTCGCGACACGGTAGGTTTCGATCTTGGCGTCGCGGCAGGCTGCTAGTCCGAGCAGGGCCAGGACCAGCGTAGGGACGAGGGAAACGCGCATAAACGCCCCGAATCAGGCTCGGTTCGACGAAACTGCAACCCAATCTGCACGCCTCGAAAGAAGTCGGCGCCGGACTCCCGGAGCGGGGCGGATGTTTCTGTCCAACTTGTTACCGTAAGCGTTTCGCGCTCCGGGCGGCGTGAATGTTGGGTGGATGGCGCCGGACGCGCGTGGCCGAGACCGTCGCGAATTCCTCGCTTCGCCCCCGCCACGCTGTCGGCGAACCCATCCATGAACAACACACGGTTTCTCGGCTTCCGCTTGCTGGGCGCACTCGGCGCCTTGTCTCTGGTTCCGGTGTCGGCGCAGATCGTAGAACTGCGCGCGACGATCAACGCACAACAGGAAACGACCGCGAGTGCATCCCCCGCCACGGGCACGGCGGTGATGCTCTACGACGTCGCGACAAACAAATTCGATCTCACGGTGACGATCGAGAATTTCGCCAACCCGATCACCAATTCGCACATCCACGAAGGAGCCGTCGGAGTGGCGGGCGGGGTGGTGACCGGGCTGGGCGCCGAGGCGGTCTACCAACGCAGCGGTAACACGGTGACGGCGACCTTCGCCGGGGTGACCCACGGCGGCTCGCCGGCGACGCTGCTCAGCGGTGGCGCGTACTACAACGTGCATTCGGCCACGTATCCGGGCGGCGAGGTCCGCGGGCAGTTGCTGCCGCAGCCGGTGAAACTGGTGGCCGTGCTCGACGGCGCTCACGAGAGCACGCCGAACACCTCGACCGCCGTCGGCGCGGCGCTCATTACCTTTCAACCGGACACGAAAAAGATCACCACGCGGATCAACGTCTATCGTTTCACCAACCCGCTCACTAACTCCCATTACCATGAAGCCGACCCTGGCACGGCCGGCGGAGTCGTGCACGGGCTCGGCGGCGCGAGCGTCTACACGCGGACCGGCGATTCTTACGGCGCGGTGTTTGCGGACCAAACCTATGGCGGCGATACGGTGAAACTGCTCGCCGGCGGTGCGTATCTCAACGTGCACAGCGACGTCTATCCCGGGGGCGAGATCCGCGGCCAGGTGCAGGTGAGCAATCGGACGACGGAGTCGCGGCTGGTGAATGTCTCAAACCGCGGCTGGGTCGGCACCGGCGACCAGGTGCTGATCACGGGTTTCGTGATCGAGGGCGGGGAACCGCTGCGAGTGCTGGTGACCGCGCGCGGGCAGTCGCTCGCGGCCGCCGGCGTGACCGGCGTGCTCGCGGATCCGATGGTGTCGCTGCACGACGCGCAGAGCCGCCAGCTCCTCACCAATGACAAGTTCACCGAAACGTTCGGGGCCGGCGAGTTGCCCGCCATCGGTTATGGGCCGAGCAACCTGGACGAGGCGGCGCTCCTCGTGATCCTGCCTCCCGGCGCTTACACCGCGATCACCAGCGGAGTCGGCGGCACCACGGGCATCGCGATCTCCGAAGCCTACGAGGTGCAACCGTAGCGCGCGTTGAGCGATGGGCGCCGGACGGGAGACCGGCCGGCGCCGGCTGGACATATCTCATTTTTCCGCAGACCCGCGGGCGCCCGGCCCATGTCACAAAGGTGAGATGGGCCGGCGCGTATTTTTACTTTGTTTCCCGGCGAGCAATCACGCATAGGTTGAGTCATGATTTTTGCGCCGTCGGGCGATTCGTCGGTGGTGGTGACCTTGGGAGCCACGTTGGACGAATCGACGCTGGCGCGGGTGCGGGCACTGGCGGCAGAACTCGAGCGGGCCCCTGACGCGGGCATCATCGATGTCGTGCCGGCCTATGCGACGGTCGCGGTTTACTACGAGCCGAGTACGGCCAGCGGCACGGACGAGACGCCGTATCAGCACATCTGTGGCGTGATCGAAGCGTGTGCGGCGAAGGTCGAGCACGGCTGGCCGGATCTCGTGCGGCAAAAGCTCGGGGCTGCGGGACGGGACGCGCCGCAGGCGATCGAGATTCCCGTGTGCTACACAGGGGAGTTCGCGCCCGATCTGGCGGAGGTGGCGCGTCATTGCGGGCTCGCGCCGACCGAGGTGAGCGCGCTGCACAGCGGGGCGGACTATCACGTACACGCGGTGGGATTCTCGCCCGGGTTCGCGTATCTCGGCGGGCTGCCGGAGAAGCTCTTCACGCCGCGGCGGCCGACGCCGCGCACGCAGGTGCCGGCGGGATCCGTGGGGATCGGCTGGATGCACACGGGTGTGTATCCGCTCGCTACTCCCGGTGGCTGGCAATTGATCGGTCGCACGCCGCTTATCCTGTTCCGCCTCGACGAGGCGAATCCCGCGCGGTTGCGGGTGGGCGATCACGTGAAGTTCCGGACGATCACGGCCGAGGAGTTTGCGCGATGGAAATGAGGATCATTCGCGCCGGCCAGTTGACGACAGTGCAGGATCTGGGACGGTGCGGACTGCGCGCGGCCGGGGTGCCGTTGAGTGGGGCGATGGATCCCTTCGCGCTGCGCATCGCCAACGCCCTGGTGGGTAATTCCGAGTTGGCGGCGGCGCTGGAATTCACCCTGGTCGGACCGGAAATCGAGTTCACGGCCGAGGCACGCGTCGCGCTCACCGGAGTCGAGTGCGACGGCTTCGCCGCGTGGAAGCCGGTCGTCGTTCCAGCCGGTGCGCGGGTTAATCTCAGCCGGTGTGTGCGCGGGTGCCACGGTTATCTGGCGATCGCCGGGGGTGTGGAGGTGCCGCTCGTGTTGCGGAGTCGCAGCACGTATTTGCGCGGCGGGTTCGGCGGATGGCAGGGGCGGGCGTTGCGCGACGGCGACGTGCTGCCGATCGGCGCCGCGGCGGCAATCGAGGGTACCGCGCTCGCAGGTGTGACGGGCTGGCGGATCGATCCGCGAATCCTGCCGGCGTATTCCGCGAAGGCGACAGTGCGGACGTTGCCGGGCGCGCAAGGGGAGGAGTTTGGCGGCGCGTTGTTCGAGCGGGAGTTCACGGTTGCGCCGCAATCGGATCGGATGGGGCTGCGACTGCTCGGACCCAAACTGGAGCGCAGCAACACTGCGGACCTGCTCTCGATGGCGGCGGCGCCGGGCACGATCCAAGTGCCACCGGATGGCCAGCCGCTCGCGCTCATGGCGGACGCCCAGACGATCGGGGGCTATCCACAGGTTGCGCACGTGATCAGCGTCGATCTGCCGGTGCTGGCACAGCTGCGGCCCGGTGACACGGTGCGGTTCGCGCCGGTGACGCTCGCCGAGGCGCACCGGCTCGCGCAGGCGCGGGAGCACGCCGTGGCGATGCTGCGCGAGGGGCTCGCCGAGAAACTGGGCGCGCACCCGCAGCCGTGACGAGCCTCGATCTGAATTGCGACTTGGGGGAGGGCGGGGCGCACGATGCGGAATTGATGCCGTTGATCAGCTCGGCGAACATCGCGTGCGGCGCGCATGCGGGCGACGCGCAGACGATGCAAGCGGCGGTCGCCCTGGCGCAGCGGCACGGCGTCGCGATCGGCGCGCATCCGGGTTTTGCGGATCGCGAATATTTTGGCCGGCGCGAGTTGGAGCTGCCGCCGAGCGGAATCGAGCGGCTCGTCGGGGAGCAGGTGAACGCCTTGCGCGCGCTTGCACCGCTGCGGCACGTGAAGCCGCACGGCGGACTCTACAACCGGGCGGCGTGCGATCGCGCGTGCGCGGAAGCTGTCGCTCGCGCGGTGCGGGCGGTGGATCCAGCGCTCGTGCTTTATGCGCTGGCGGGCAGCGAACTGGTGCGCGCCGGCCGCGCGGCGGGTTTGCGGGTGGCGGAAGAGGTGTTTGCCGATCGCACGTATCGCGCCGACGGCTCGCTCACGCCGCGTTCGGAGCCGGGGGCGCTGATCGAAAGTGAGGACGCCATGGTCGTGCAGGTGCTGCAGGTCGTGCGCGAGGGGATCGTGAGATCGATCGACGGCGTGGACGTGAAGATCGTGGCGGACACGGTGTGCCTGCACGGTGACGGCTCGCAGGTGGTGGCGTTTGCGCGCAGACTGCGCACCGCGCTTGAGAGCGCGGGCATCGAGATCGCGGCGATGGCTGCGGCTCGGTAGCGGCAGGTCTCTGCCTGCCCGCGGGTCGGGGCGCGTTGGCCGGCAGGCAGGGACGCCTGCCGCCACGATGGCTGGCGTACTACGACCGGACGGGCACGCCACGCTGGCCAAGGAAGGCCTTCGCTTGGGCGATCGTGTAGGTGCCGAAGTGGAAAATGCTCGCCGCCAGCACGGCGCTGGCGTGGCCCTGATCGAGCACGTCCGCCAGATGTTGGAGCGTGCCGGCGCCGCCGCTGGCGATGACCGGCACGCTAACGGCGTCGCTCACGCCCCGAGTCAGCTCCAGGTCGTAGCCATCGCCCGTCCCGTCACGGTCCATGCTCGTGAGTAGGATTTCGCCGGCGCCGAGTTCCACCGCGCGGCGAGCCCACGCGATCGCATCAAGCTCGGTGGGATTGCGGCCGCCGTGCGTGTAGACGCGCCACGATTGGCCGTCGGGTTCGCGTTTCGCGTCGATCGCGACGACGATGCACTGCACCCCGAACCGCTCCGCGGCGTCCGCGATGAGCTGCGGGTTCTTGATCGCGGCGGTGTTGAGCGAAACCTTGTCGGCACCGGCTTTCAGCATCGTCTCGATGTCCGCGACCGTGCGCAGACCGCCGCCGACGGTGAGCGGCATGAAGCATTGTTCGGCGGTCGCGGCGACGACGTCATGCATGATCTTCCGCTCATCGCTGGAGGCGGTGATATCGAGGAAGATGAGTTCGTCGGCGCCCTGCGCATCGTAGGCGCGCGCGCAGGCCACCGGGTCGCCCGCGTCGCGCAGTTGCTGGAACCTGACCCCTTTGACGACG is part of the Opitutus terrae PB90-1 genome and harbors:
- the recN gene encoding DNA repair protein RecN, whose amino-acid sequence is MLQSLRIRNLALLEEVALDFEAGFTAVTGETGAGKSILLGALSLLAGERVEKTIIRQGAAACEVEAALYFESSKRIDAVLAELELPACEDGLLILKRSVPREKAPKITVNGSLATLAALQRLGEHWIDFHGPSEPRRLLKEAWQLELLDLFGRATEARANYQEAYRAWRGAVAERERIASETKLSPDQIEFLQAQLARIEALELTDEAIETLERDFARMSSAQELIGLTQTLENGLTGEASVQTTLAALLREARQVEALDEASKSLADRLAAVAVEVNDLAAEFGALSQQLQFDPEQAQALTERMNTWLELKRKHGSDVAAVLTARDDMRRRLEVQGDIEGALVRLDKQIADAERTAKKQAQTLRALREKAARELAKIAAKSIAQLGFKRADFSVRIVPLAELGATGDCGAEFLFSPNAGEPPLPLNRVASSGELARVMLALKTVLADLDAVPLLVFDEVDANVGGEIGRVVGEKMAAIARSHQVLCVTHLPQVAAQATCHLVVRKDQAKDRTVVSIEPIQASRGARVSELARMLGDSKAKSALAHAEELLGR
- a CDS encoding ThuA domain-containing protein, translated to MSFLPKTLLAVVTLGLSLAGAHAAPLRVLYFTKSSGFEHSVIKHVDGQPSYSEKIFSRIGAANGLEFTFSKDGSKFSPEYLAQFDVVLFYTSGDLLSVGTDGHPAITPEGKQALFDWVAAGHGFVGVHSCSDSCHTGERGGGNNPQRKQRYKNYGTEADPFVKFLGGEFIRHGKQQVATARVVSPKFPGFEKLGAELTVMEEWYTLKEFASNLHVQLVLETKGMEGGDYQRPPFPIAWARQHGKGRVAYNAMGHREDVWDSVAFQSMVLGALRWAGGVVEGDATPNLQTVAPDAMTLQPVPEDVKQ
- a CDS encoding cytochrome c biogenesis protein, producing the protein MKRFLPFLVLALAAVWLLSTLRPPRNSGDFDVAGFGRLPVVSNGRVKPFDTVARTSLLLLQGRQRVSTPTAGEFVSSPTEWLLDAVFHPEKADTYPTFAIDNTELLALVGKTEDDLRINYDSKVRQTLAVLGFLPSRQRRFAYVDLQPHLKTIDDQAKLAQPVEPAHRSAFQKAVLQLHGNLIHYQRLKYSLVPPENPDFLQDLAQFQSGLEAGVAAVRAREAGQPHDAAAAQRTIELGLRFQAMSEMGMLLAVPPASHQDEAGNWKTPGTALLNTFQSGRVDPFVLTYAGLARTWRTGQAKEFNEIVRLYRAQLEKTQPETLRKTDAETRFNFAQPFYTSMQLYAFAFIAAIISWLKWPDVLGRSAFWLVLVAWIVATVGIGTRMWLEGRPPVTNLYSSALFVGWGAVGLCLILEAVYRNAVGSVAAGVIGFATLLIAHHLSLGGDTLEMMRAVLDSNFWLATHVVVVTAGYSATFLAGFLAIIYVLRGVFTRSLDRATADSLARMVYGIVCFATLFSFAGTVLGGIWADQSWGRFWGWDPKENGALIIVIWNAVILHARWGGMIRQRGLMNLAIFGNIVTSWSWFGTNMLGVGLHSYGFTDAAFVALSLFVLSQLALIGLASLPLEKWRSFRAVPAAAPREPEHVEVLP
- a CDS encoding cytochrome c biogenesis protein ResB, whose translation is MNDTTRQFRDFFVSLRLTVVLLILSLVLVFAATLDQVNLGIWAVQEKYFRSFFVLWRVGDIPVPVFPGGYLVGGLLLINLIAAHVYRFKFTWRKSGIFLTHLGLILLLVGELLTGLWQEDYTMRLAEGETKSYSESFRENELVLIETTDPKIDDVVAIPESLVAAGREIQHPKLPFRVVPRTYYPNAVLHVRGPAGGSSPSPATLGVGPRVIATPVPVTYKQDEVNSPAAFIEFIGANGSLGTFLVSTQLPTSQTFELGGRTWRLGLRSKRAYKPFALTLKEVRHDVYLGTDIPKNFSSRIQLTTPDGQENREVLIYMNNPLRFGGLTFYQYQMDSANATSVLQVVRNPSWLIPYIACTMMAVGLVAQFLLHLTGFITRRRERRVSVTPGATA
- a CDS encoding CHRD domain-containing protein — protein: MNNTRFLGFRLLGALGALSLVPVSAQIVELRATINAQQETTASASPATGTAVMLYDVATNKFDLTVTIENFANPITNSHIHEGAVGVAGGVVTGLGAEAVYQRSGNTVTATFAGVTHGGSPATLLSGGAYYNVHSATYPGGEVRGQLLPQPVKLVAVLDGAHESTPNTSTAVGAALITFQPDTKKITTRINVYRFTNPLTNSHYHEADPGTAGGVVHGLGGASVYTRTGDSYGAVFADQTYGGDTVKLLAGGAYLNVHSDVYPGGEIRGQVQVSNRTTESRLVNVSNRGWVGTGDQVLITGFVIEGGEPLRVLVTARGQSLAAAGVTGVLADPMVSLHDAQSRQLLTNDKFTETFGAGELPAIGYGPSNLDEAALLVILPPGAYTAITSGVGGTTGIAISEAYEVQP
- the pxpB gene encoding 5-oxoprolinase subunit PxpB encodes the protein MIFAPSGDSSVVVTLGATLDESTLARVRALAAELERAPDAGIIDVVPAYATVAVYYEPSTASGTDETPYQHICGVIEACAAKVEHGWPDLVRQKLGAAGRDAPQAIEIPVCYTGEFAPDLAEVARHCGLAPTEVSALHSGADYHVHAVGFSPGFAYLGGLPEKLFTPRRPTPRTQVPAGSVGIGWMHTGVYPLATPGGWQLIGRTPLILFRLDEANPARLRVGDHVKFRTITAEEFARWK
- a CDS encoding biotin-dependent carboxyltransferase family protein, translated to MRIIRAGQLTTVQDLGRCGLRAAGVPLSGAMDPFALRIANALVGNSELAAALEFTLVGPEIEFTAEARVALTGVECDGFAAWKPVVVPAGARVNLSRCVRGCHGYLAIAGGVEVPLVLRSRSTYLRGGFGGWQGRALRDGDVLPIGAAAAIEGTALAGVTGWRIDPRILPAYSAKATVRTLPGAQGEEFGGALFEREFTVAPQSDRMGLRLLGPKLERSNTADLLSMAAAPGTIQVPPDGQPLALMADAQTIGGYPQVAHVISVDLPVLAQLRPGDTVRFAPVTLAEAHRLAQAREHAVAMLREGLAEKLGAHPQP
- a CDS encoding 5-oxoprolinase subunit PxpA, which encodes MTSLDLNCDLGEGGAHDAELMPLISSANIACGAHAGDAQTMQAAVALAQRHGVAIGAHPGFADREYFGRRELELPPSGIERLVGEQVNALRALAPLRHVKPHGGLYNRAACDRACAEAVARAVRAVDPALVLYALAGSELVRAGRAAGLRVAEEVFADRTYRADGSLTPRSEPGALIESEDAMVVQVLQVVREGIVRSIDGVDVKIVADTVCLHGDGSQVVAFARRLRTALESAGIEIAAMAAAR
- the hisF gene encoding imidazole glycerol phosphate synthase subunit HisF; amino-acid sequence: MLSRRIIPCLDVNAGRVVKGVRFQQLRDAGDPVACARAYDAQGADELIFLDITASSDERKIMHDVVAATAEQCFMPLTVGGGLRTVADIETMLKAGADKVSLNTAAIKNPQLIADAAERFGVQCIVVAIDAKREPDGQSWRVYTHGGRNPTELDAIAWARRAVELGAGEILLTSMDRDGTGDGYDLELTRGVSDAVSVPVIASGGAGTLQHLADVLDQGHASAVLAASIFHFGTYTIAQAKAFLGQRGVPVRS